The genomic window GACTGGTCGAAAAACGCGGCAGGCATATTCCGTTTGCTTCCTACAGTTGAGGATAAGTTCAACATTTCCTACAAATTGAGTCTCCCTTATCCTATCATGTATCCTATGACAGTTCAACTGAGATTTCCTGTAGATATATGCTTATGTCGTTTATGCCGATGGTGTTTCCATGCTGTGTTTTCTGAATTCCGTCGGTGAAACGTGGTAGTACCGGCGAAACAACCGGCTATAGTAGTTTACGGAGTCAAAACCACATTCCAGAGCAATTTCAGTGATGTTCAGGTCCCTTTCTGCAAGATAGTCCGTGGATTTTTCCAATCTGAGCCCATTCAGATAATCTGTCATGGTTTTTCCTGTAAGTTGCTTGAACATCCGACAGAAATGATAGACCGTCATATGGACGATTGCTGCCAGCTCGGCGATTGTTATCTTTCCTGTGTAGTGTGTGTCGATATGTTGCAATACTGGCTCAAACCGTCTGAGGTTTCTTGTTTTTGCAGAAAATTCCTCAGGAGATAGAATCTTTTCTACATGTGTCCTGAGCAGAAGGACGATCAGTTTATAGATAGATGATTTCACCGCAAGCTCATACCCAAAGTCTTTGGTTCCATATTCCCTGATGAGTTCAGTTACGGATACCGAGACTTCTTTGTCATCATGGATGAGGTTATGGAATGTAATCCGATCCTGGGACAGGGGTGCAAGGAACTTTGTCTGGCACTGATCTACTTGATTGCTGAATAGGAACGGCAGGTCAATCCTGATAATGTATAGATGCAAGTTATTTGAAAGGCTCTGTAGATAATGGAGCTCATTGCTATTGATGACAGCGATATCACCTGCTACCGCTTGGAAACAGTGTGCCCCGCATTCAAGGAAGGCTTTGCCTGAAAGAATGGCATAAAGCTGCATATGTTCGTGCCAGTGTTTTTTCCGCATGGTACCTGTGGGTAAGTCAGACCTTGGGAAAATATCCACACCGAAATGGGCATTGGGCATTTTCTTGTAAAAGTAATTCTTATCGACTTTCATGATGAGGCCTCATGTCAATATCGTGCTAATATGTAGCAATGCAGTTGTCGCACAGCATTTTACTTATAGCTATCATACTAGCCACAAAGTGGTCTGTAAACCGCAGGATTGTTACTGTCGTAAGGAGTAGTGGAAAGTATGAAAAAAACATCCGGAAAACTGAATAATGGCAAAGGTAGCACCCTGTTTGTCGTAGTATCCATGTCATTCTTGGCTACGTTGGATGCGAGTATCGTCAATATAGCTCTTCCTGTGATGTCAAAAAGTCTGGATGTGCCGCTCCTGTCCATTGAGTGGGTTGTCGCCAGCTATGTCATGATCATCTGTTCTACCTTGCTGTTTTTCGGCAGGTTGGGAGATATTGTAGGAAAGTCAAAGGTATTCAGTTACGGGACATTGCTGTTTGTTATAGGAACCTTATTATGTGGCCTG from Spirochaetia bacterium includes these protein-coding regions:
- a CDS encoding AraC family transcriptional regulator yields the protein MKVDKNYFYKKMPNAHFGVDIFPRSDLPTGTMRKKHWHEHMQLYAILSGKAFLECGAHCFQAVAGDIAVINSNELHYLQSLSNNLHLYIIRIDLPFLFSNQVDQCQTKFLAPLSQDRITFHNLIHDDKEVSVSVTELIREYGTKDFGYELAVKSSIYKLIVLLLRTHVEKILSPEEFSAKTRNLRRFEPVLQHIDTHYTGKITIAELAAIVHMTVYHFCRMFKQLTGKTMTDYLNGLRLEKSTDYLAERDLNITEIALECGFDSVNYYSRLFRRYYHVSPTEFRKHSMETPSA